The DNA segment TGCAAGACTATCAGCGAGCTATCTCCTTTCACCACTCAAAATGACCTACGTCCAAGCCTTGAATGAACGCCCCGAGAATAGCTCCATAGACAGCGGTCTGTACTGTCTCCAACAACTTGCCTTTCTCTGCTTCATCAAGCTTAGCTTCTTTGGCTTTTGAAGGCTGAGGAAGATTGAGGTTATCGGCAACCTTGATCCTCTCAAATTTATCCGAAGATATTATACGGAGTTGGTGGGCCGCTGCGATGGCGGGTGCAGCTACATGTCTTTCCGCGATTTCCTGGGGGGATTATCAGCTTTGCATCCCATAGCGGAtgtaactcaccttggctGACCAAGTACCGGTGCCCTATATATAAACCGAAATCAGTATGACATCAACCAGTATTTGGAGGTGTTTTGACATACCTCAGACAAATCGACATCCTGAGTGACCTTGTCCTCAATCTTCTCCACAATACCATCTTTAGCATGTTCTataccacctccttccttgAACCTGAGTCCTTTAAAACCTATTCCCACCAGGAAATTGCCTCGAAGTGGTCCAGACTTCCACCAAGACTCGAAGAGGTTCGCGATCTCATCATTGGACAGACCGAGTTGATAGTGTAGTAACGCCCGCACTTCACAGAGGATCGAGAGATGGGCGTGTTCTGAAGTTAACACGATTAGCGTCATTTCGGCGAGAAGGTTACCGTACTCACCGATACCGTTATGGATCATCTTGACATCTGGGTGGGATACTCGCAGTCGGCTGAGGCTCATACCATACTAAAACAGGAAACTTACAGTGCCCTGATCCACCGGGTCCTATGTGCATAACGCAAGGCTCTCCCTCTGGCGTCTTCGCAGCCCATTTCTCCAAATAAGGCTTGAGAAACTCCCAAGCTTCCTTCGTGCATCCTGGGGACATGGATGGACCGTGTCGAGCAGATTGATCTGCTCGTTGGTGAGCGACAGGATTGacaggagaagggaggttatcactcacatccaccgCTTACACCCATTCCTACCCACtcaatccccttctccttcgctATAGCTTGTCTCCTCTCCGTCTCTTCCCACCACTCATTCCCTCCGTCTATGACTATATCACCCTCGTCTAACAGTGGAAGCAGATCCTTCTGGATACCATCAACAGGCTTACCATGAGGCATACTGAGTACCACGATTCTGGGTTGTTTCTTATCGCCCGATCCTTTCGGGAAAGCTTTCATCATTTTCTCGAGTGATGTGAATCCATGAACCAATTTTTCATCCACATTCTCGTCCTCCTTCGCTTCGTCCATCAGCTTTCGGACGGCGTCTTTGTCATAATCGTAACATCCTATTCTTGAGCCATTTTGCGAGAAGAGTAAAGTCATACCCTGGATCGCTTAATCAGTATGATGTCTCTGAATAAATGTTGTCGACTCACCCCTCCCATGCTCCCACTTCCCACAATACCAATCTCGATGTCATTGACCTTGTCGTTGTCAATGTCTGCCATTTTGTTAGTTTCTTGTGATGTTAAAGCACGAGAAAACTTGAGTTACATTCAGTTAGATGCATGATATTAATCCTACGTATGTGCTATCAAAAGCAAGGTGATATCATATCTAACACACATGTATGTACGGTGACTGAAAATAGACTCTCTCACCGCTGGTTCATCGACGTCACTCGTTGACTGAATTGCAAACATTTTGGTGCGTGCCTGAAAGATCCTCGGAAACGATTCTTAATGCCTAACACGCGAAATGTTGGGCAATCTCTTTCTGCCTTCTGCTTTTGCCTTCATGGGCTCTTTTACCCAATGTATAGCCATACAATTGATTATATCTCCTGAGGCGAATACATACCCACACCTGAACTCACGCTGTAGCAGCGAATCATGAACAATGTCTCACTCGGAGCTGGAACGGCTGGCATGGCGTTCAGCCTGGATCTTGACGATTTCCGTTGACTTTTGAAAAATCAATATTAGCATGTTTGCTTTTCGATTTTGTGATCGACCTTTTGGATGGACGGATCTTCAATCATGCAACAGATCACCAAATTATTATCGAGATGTCATTCGACAACCCAGGACTTCGACGTCGTTCCCCAAAcccgaactcacctctcccgCAGCTGGAGATCCCTTACTCGCCAGCGTTACTATCGCCTTACATCAATGTATCGGGAAATGGAGAGGGTAGAAATCTTGGACTTGGGTACAATGATGTTCTGGAGAGCTATCAGAGGCCGTCCCCGCTGGTTGATCCCAGAGAATACCCACATCCTACGATCCGCTTGATACCATCGAATAGCAATCTGCCTCACAGTCCGATCCAAGCGACTCGTCATGCTGCGCCCACTATCAGATCACAATCCAATGATGAGATTAGAAGTGTCTCGGCGGAATCTGCAGCGTCCATAGCAGCTCTGAGAAGACATCGTACAGATCCAAAATGCTACTCTAACGGTGAAAGGGCGAGTAGGGGCAGCTCGTACGAATCTACCTTATTTCCTAGAGACAGCAGAGATAGACCGGTACCTCCATTACCACTCAATATCAGAAGATCGAAAGGTGGACCGCCAAGCATCATCTCCTCAAGATCTACATCGACCTCTAGAGGTACAGGGGAAAGCACCATCGGGTCGTCCAGTCCCGCAACGCCGCATGATAATCGACCGAATAGTGTTTTGTCAAGTCTGAAATCGCTCAAAAACCCTTTCTTCCGACGACCTCCTTCAATAAACGCCCCCTCTTCACCTGCCATGTCGACTCGATCCATGACCTCTTTCGCTACATCCCGAAgctcgacctcctccactTCTACGTTGGCCGTACCTTTCTACCCATCGGCATTCTGGAAAGAAGGCGGCAAGCTGGGTAACGTCTCGAGTAAAGACGTTAGCGAGAAACTCACGAATAAGTTTCCAGCACCGCGACCGGTCATAGATGCCGAAAAGGGTAGAAAAGAAAGGTGGACGGGGTATAAATGGGTTTTGCTCCTTTCGGTAATGACGGTGAGTCGCTGAACTGATTGACTGGGTAGAAAGCTGATGTGTTGATAGGTCTTCGCGTACGGAGTTGCTGGTTTGACATGGGCACTTCTGATATTGGGCCGAGGTGAGTTCCATCAAATACTCCAAGAGCTGATATGACAGTCAATCTACATAGCGATGTGACCATGGTAGCGGACCCGGATATAGTGATTTGTAAGTCGATAGCATCTGTGCTCAAAGCTGACTTCTAGTCCTCACTCTCGCTTCACTTCTTTGCATTTTCACCGGATTAATCGGTTTCACTGGGGTACTGCTAAATTCAAGACCTATACTGGCGTTTTACAACTTGCTTCTTTGGCCGATAGTGCTATCAATGTGTTTGGTGGGATACACATCATACAAGCGAGGTTCGTTGCAGCTAGAAAGGAAGTTGAATCAGTCTTGGAGTCAATTTCTGGACGATGGCGAACGGTTGACTATTCAAAACTCTCTGAAGTGTTGTGGCTACTATAACCCTCTTCGTGAGTCCCCTTTGAACTATAGACCTACACATCGCTAAGTTTACCACAGATGACGCGACATACTCCAAACGCTGTTATCCTCGAACAACTTTACCGGGCTGCAAATCCAAGTGGATCCAATTCGAGAGGCAGAACCTGCATGACTTTGCTACAGCCGCTTTCAGTGTGCTAGGATTTCACTTCTTCAACATTGTTATCGCGTTACTCTGCTCAAGTCATGTGAATCGGACGTTTGGGAAAGGTTTAACACCTCCAGCGTATCGACTCAGGTGAGCATTTGATTCCAGGTTACATTGACGCGCAGACTAATCGTGTTATCTGGAACCTTCAGGATGGCCGACGTCCGAGCCAACGCATTAGCAGTCCTATCGACTCTACCGAAACCGAACCCGCACAAATCCACTCTCACACGTCAACCAGCCATGAGTCATAAACGCCGACTAGAATCACCTTATTCCAGATCAAGCTCGAGGATGAGTATGTCAAGTTCTGATTCGGGGACAGTCTGGACCGAGGTCATGCATGAAGCTGGGCCTAGGGGAAGAGCATTGAGGGAAGCTAGGGAAAGGGGTCTGTTGTAAGGTTAATTATAGATGTTTCATGCATGTTTCGCCGAATGTCCTGCCACCTTAAAATCGATTTGCCACCCAGTCACGATTTGATGCCGTTGTTGATTTCCGATGTTCGTGCAATGATGATAGGGGTCGACTTTCTACCTGCTGATAATCTCGCTGTCAACCTTCAGCGGCACATAGCATACATTTATAGATATCATAGACATACAAAGAGCGGGACAGTGAGCTGAAATGAGCTCAATCAATCCGTCAAGCTTGAACCTCAAGCTACTGCTGATAGGTAATTCGAGTGTTGGTAAGTGTATCTCGCACAGGCTTTCGCACTTTGCGCTAATATCACAATTCACTTAGGTAAATCATCATTGCTGCTTCGATTCACGGATAATGAGTTTTTATCGGATGAAGAAACAGCAGCTACTATAGGTGTAGACTTCAAAGTGAAGAGTATAGAACTAGATGGGAAGAAATATAAACTATCTGTTTGGGTAAGCTACCATGATGGATGCAGATATCGCTTTGACCTTTACCTATAATGGTATATTAGGATACCGCCGGCCAGGAAAGGTTTAGAACGTTGACTTCAAGCTATTATAGAGGTGCTCAGGGGGTTGTCCTTGGTGAGTCTGGACTCTTATGGGCTTGAACTGATAGCAATAGTCTACGACGTCTCATCCAGGCAAACATTCGATGAATTGCTCAAATGGTTCAAGGAGATTGATACGTATTGTGGAGAAGGcgtggtgaagatgatagtAGGGAACAAAGtggataaggtgagtttttACTGGTTATCAAGCATAGCTGAAAATCTTCCAGGAGTTCTCAAGGCAGGTCACAACGGATGAAGGAAGGGCATTTGCGCAACGGATGGGTGCTTTGTTTGTTGGTGAGTAATATCTCGCTTCTGCCGTACCTCGAGGCTGACATGTTTCGCAGAATGTTCAGCAAAGACTAGACTAGGAGTACCCGAGGCGTTTGAGGAACtggtgagaagggtgagtggaaTCATGCGTTTATGTGCGTTTTGAGTGCTGACTTCAGTCATAGATCCTTGCTACTCCCACTCTATGGTCTAAGACATCTGCTACACCCATTCGCAAATCTGAACCCATCAAATTAGAAGACGACAGCTGGTCCGGAGGCGGCTGTAGCTGTTAGATACCTTCATCACACCATATCACGACATTCACGACAATATAACGATATACGTTGTATGCATATTATAGATTGTTTATTATAGGTTGTTATGGTCTATATAATGTACTATAAAGCTATATATGTGAGGGGGTGAGGGTGGACTCGACCATGATGAGACATACGTCAATGACCGACCGTTCAGTGTTTCTCCTCGAGTTGAGCATGTCCCTCTTCAGCGAGAGACTCGTAAACGACGGATCGCTTAGaagtgaatgagaatttGTCGAAGAGGGTGTAGAAGAGGGCGAACACGGAGAGAGCGACTGTGACAGCAGTGATCAGTACACTTGACCAGATTCGAAGGATGTCTAATAGCGTTCACTCACACATGGCCCAAGCTAAACCTTCGATAGCAGTGACTCTCGAACATTCACCCAAGTATGGGACCCAATTGGCAGGGAACCGACTTGGGTCCGAAGTATGTTTACATTGCAAGCCATGGCCGAAGGGAGTCTCATACATGATACCGGCACCTGTACCCCAGAAGACGCCGAacatgaggaagatggggaggtaCATGACCAGTCCTACCGCCCAGtggaagatgcagaagagTAATccgatgatggtggtgaatAAGAGTAAGCCCATAGCATGTTGGTATTTTCCGGTGGGCCAGTTCTCGGCGTATTGGCCGTACTTGTGGATTTGTTGAGATACGAGACCGAGCTCAGCTACGTCGATACAGAACcacaagatgaagaagcatgCGTAGAAAATCTGTCGAGAGGTGCTGAAGATGCTCTTGACGGATGGTCTGGGTCGATGAGTCGCGGATTTACCGCCAGCTatacgagaagaagaagagttaGTGACCGCTGAAGTGGGAGTGCATTAGGTACTGGTATACTCACGGACTGGAGCTGATTTCGCCATTGCTGATTATGGAATTTAATATTTGAT comes from the Kwoniella bestiolae CBS 10118 chromosome 2, complete sequence genome and includes:
- a CDS encoding 6-phosphogluconate dehydrogenase (decarboxylating); its protein translation is MADIDNDKVNDIEIGIVGSGSMGGGMTLLFSQNGSRIGCYDYDKDAVRKLMDEAKEDENVDEKLVHGFTSLEKMMKAFPKGSGDKKQPRIVVLSMPHGKPVDGIQKDLLPLLDEGDIVIDGGNEWWEETERRQAIAKEKGIEWVGMGVSGGYQSARHGPSMSPGCTKEAWEFLKPYLEKWAAKTPEGEPCVMHIGPGGSGHYVKMIHNGIEHAHLSILCEVRALLHYQLGLSNDEIANLFESWWKSGPLRGNFLVGIGFKGLRFKEGGGIEHAKDGIVEKIEDKVTQDVDLSEGTGTWSAKEIAERHVAAPAIAAAHQLRIISSDKFERIKVADNLNLPQPSKAKEAKLDEAEKGKLLETVQTAVYGAILGAFIQGLDIITKASQDQRWNISLATCIKIWRQGCIIQSDAIAEFLLPLFEKFPPSEPINLLKSIPEIAKELAKTYDAQKKLYSIAIETDAVAPALGASLEYIKAINCRDLDTNFMELELDYFGHHNYDIKGKTEKGHEKGKYHTEFAKMPGV